AGTTGAAAAGAAAATGAGGATTAAGCTGAGATTTAAGGAACTGCAATTCCATGTCCTTTTTTTCACTCTCCAGATCCCGCTGTACACGATCATTACTAAACCAATCTACGGCAAATCGGATAAGCGTACTTACAACCACAAAAAATCCGGACATAAATATAGCCCTCAATACATAAGAGACAATATTTACCGGCACAAGGCTTTTGCTGTCTGGCATATAATCCAGCAGCACCAATTCACTATTTAAACTTGCAAGTACGGTTTTAACTACTGTCATACTCACGATGAGCATGCTAATCGAAGCAACATATAGCCCGTACTTTTTTTGCTCTTTAATGAGCTGTGGTACTAAAAGCGTGTAATTGATGTAAAAGATGGAGATATTAATGAGACCATAATACCCAAATAGCACGAAAAGATCGTATCCTGTCCAACTAAATTTAGAATTAAAGATGCTGATTGCGCAAATGATAAAGATGAACAACCAAAATATAAAGTGTACGACAAAAGGGGCTTTACTCTTCATTATGAAAATTACGCAGATTCAATTTTAGCGGCAGCGGCATTTCGACGAACGGGCATTTTTCTTCTACCAACTGTTTCCACTACACAAAACTATAGATTTTGGGGCGTTTATCTACAATTATTTGTGCTTGGTCTAAAATAGTTTAGCATAATAATAGTATTCGTTCTATTTGTATCATGAAGCAGCGCAGAGCGAGCTTTCTAGAAAAAAATATAGTAATTAAAAACAAAAAATATGAAAAGGTTATCCAACATTTCGCCATTTATACTTTTATTGATACCAGTATTTGTTATGATGATCTTTACATTTACAAGTAGCATTCAACAGCATAACAGCACAGAAGAGAACGCAATGAAGACCAGCTTTCAGGCGCCTTCCCTATCAAAAATAACCGCAGCTATCGTTAAATAGCGATTACAAGCTGTACCGAACTGAAAGCCCGCCAAGGGCTTTTTTTATGCCCTTATGTAAGCAAAACTTTATCATACCTGCTGTACTAAAATTTGTGTCTTGTTGCAGCACTGACTACATTATGATTAGCCTATCACTAAGGTATCATAACGGGGGCTTGCCAGACTATACCCAGAGATTCGTTCAGGAATCATAGTAGTATAAACCGGGGTTTAACCAGCCTTCTACCGGGGTTCAGCTAGGGTATGGCCAGCTAGCTAACTGGCTTAACAATGGTTTGACTTAGTCTTTACTAGTCCCCATAGTACTTGATTCCCTCGGCTGGACACCTTTTTTTATACTTTTATCGCATCTTAACTCCCCTTGACCTCCCCTAAAACACATTTCTATATTTATTGAATGTCTATTTTTTCTGTGTCAATTTATATTTATTCAGGTAATTTAAACGCAAAAGCCCGGTTGAAAAAATCAACCGGGCTTTTTGCTTATATCCTTGTCTCGAGCTATAAATTTATTAAACTTCCTCCTCAGAAACAAATTTTGCGGAATAAAAATCCCTATTCATTCTTGCAATATTCTCAAGAGAGATGCCTTTAGGACATTCTGCTTCGCAGGCACCAGTATTGGTACAGTTCCCAAAGCCCTCTGCATCCATTTGCGCAACCATACTTTGTGCTCGGCGGTAACGTTCCGGCTGTCCCTGAGGCAATAATGCCAACTGAGAGATTTTAGCAGAAGTAAACAACATTGCAGAAGCATTTTTACAAGTTGCCACACAAGCACCGCAGCCAATACAAGCTGCTGCTTCAAAAGCGGCATCTGCCTGGCTCTTTGGAATTGGAAGTGCATTAGCATCCTGAGCATTACCTGTATTAACAGAAATAAAGCCTCCAGAAGCAATAATTCTATCGAATGCAGTACGATCTACCATTAAATCTTTAACTACCGGAAAAGCAGCCGCTCTCCATGGCTCTACTACAATAGTATCTCCATCTTTGAAAGAGCGCATGTGCAACTGGCAAGTT
The nucleotide sequence above comes from Pedobacter sp. MC2016-14. Encoded proteins:
- a CDS encoding succinate dehydrogenase/fumarate reductase iron-sulfur subunit produces the protein MSTGNMNLTLKVWRQKNNKTKGALVDYKLSEISPDMSFLEMFDVLNEELVNKGDEPVVFDHDCREGICGACSMFINGRPHGPKDLVTTCQLHMRSFKDGDTIVVEPWRAAAFPVVKDLMVDRTAFDRIIASGGFISVNTGNAQDANALPIPKSQADAAFEAAACIGCGACVATCKNASAMLFTSAKISQLALLPQGQPERYRRAQSMVAQMDAEGFGNCTNTGACEAECPKGISLENIARMNRDFYSAKFVSEEEV
- a CDS encoding sensor histidine kinase; protein product: MKSKAPFVVHFIFWLFIFIICAISIFNSKFSWTGYDLFVLFGYYGLINISIFYINYTLLVPQLIKEQKKYGLYVASISMLIVSMTVVKTVLASLNSELVLLDYMPDSKSLVPVNIVSYVLRAIFMSGFFVVVSTLIRFAVDWFSNDRVQRDLESEKKDMELQFLKSQLNPHFLFNSLNNIYSLAYQKSDKTADAILKLSEIMRYMIYESNDRWVSLSKEIEYVQSYIELQKLRFKDGAAIIMNLNGEIDNQQIVPLILISFVENAFKHGVANDPSDPIQINLIANQKILHFSIRNKKKESNKDMVGGVGLNNVERRLQLLYPERYKLNIVNSQTHYTSELMIDI